Proteins from one Paenibacillus amylolyticus genomic window:
- a CDS encoding chemotaxis protein CheX, translating into MKAEVINPFLESARNVFEQLIQVSPSTGSLGVKNVEFIADHVWIVIGMTGQLSGNIVFGINEQVALKIVSAMMGGFVITEMDEMSKSAISELGNMISGNASTILSNQGVVVDITPPQVMQSEHLTTFSATKALSIPLLMDGIGEMDIQVMIS; encoded by the coding sequence GTGAAAGCGGAAGTGATTAATCCTTTCCTGGAATCGGCACGGAACGTATTCGAACAGCTCATCCAGGTTTCGCCTTCCACCGGGAGTCTTGGCGTAAAAAATGTAGAGTTCATTGCAGATCATGTCTGGATTGTAATTGGAATGACAGGACAACTTAGCGGAAACATTGTATTTGGAATCAATGAACAAGTTGCATTGAAAATTGTATCTGCGATGATGGGTGGATTTGTCATTACAGAAATGGATGAAATGAGCAAAAGCGCGATTTCTGAATTGGGTAATATGATCAGTGGTAATGCCAGTACAATCCTGTCGAACCAGGGTGTTGTAGTTGATATTACACCTCCACAAGTAATGCAGTCGGAACATCTGACTACATTCAGTGCAACGAAAGCGTTAAGCATTCCTTTGCTGATGGACGGCATTGGTGAGATGGATATTCAGGTCATGATCTCGTAG
- a CDS encoding SDR family oxidoreductase → MLKDQVVFITGASSGIGALCAQKLIEEGAIPILAARSRDKLEEIGASLKGPHELLTLDVTDSEQVQAAVEAILHKYGRIDILLNNAGYGKFAAMTEMSVQEFDEMMDVNYMGIVRCTKAVLPQMLERGKGQIVNVASMAGKIGTAKSASYTATKHAVLGFSNALRQELRKTGVVVTTINPGPIDTPFFHRADPSGNYVNNVRWMMLKPEDVAGHMIRAMKKRKEEVNLPRLASAGIWLYQLFPRLADRLSHGVMNQK, encoded by the coding sequence ATGTTGAAAGATCAGGTAGTGTTTATCACAGGTGCATCGAGTGGTATCGGTGCGCTGTGTGCGCAGAAGCTGATAGAAGAAGGAGCCATCCCAATTCTGGCTGCCCGTTCGCGGGACAAGCTGGAAGAGATTGGTGCCTCGCTGAAGGGGCCGCATGAACTACTCACGCTTGATGTCACGGATAGTGAGCAGGTTCAGGCAGCTGTGGAAGCAATATTGCATAAATACGGACGAATTGACATCTTGTTGAACAACGCAGGTTACGGAAAATTCGCAGCGATGACAGAGATGTCTGTACAGGAATTCGATGAGATGATGGACGTGAATTACATGGGCATTGTCCGCTGCACCAAAGCGGTACTTCCGCAAATGCTGGAACGTGGCAAAGGTCAGATTGTGAACGTGGCCTCCATGGCTGGCAAAATCGGTACAGCCAAATCCGCTTCCTATACCGCTACGAAACATGCTGTACTCGGATTTAGTAATGCGCTTCGTCAAGAGCTTCGCAAGACCGGAGTTGTGGTGACTACGATTAATCCAGGTCCGATTGACACACCATTTTTCCATCGGGCTGACCCATCTGGCAATTATGTGAATAATGTACGTTGGATGATGTTAAAACCGGAAGACGTTGCGGGTCATATGATTCGGGCAATGAAAAAGCGCAAGGAAGAAGTGAATCTGCCAAGACTTGCTTCTGCTGGCATATGGTTGTACCAGCTATTCCCACGTCTTGCAGATCGATTGTCGCACGGTGTAATGAACCAGAAGTAA